Proteins found in one Bremerella volcania genomic segment:
- a CDS encoding outer membrane protein assembly factor BamB family protein, with protein MKPSRLIGFPLSRFSRSLLLLAFVLLSGTCFAGNVAAQSNWHQFRGPTGQGIAEGVTLPTEWGPDKNIAWKQEVPGLGWSSPVVAGDRIFLTTAVAQSEDKKADHSLRTLCLAADTGKIVWDVEVFLQDGETAPRIHGKNSHASPTPYLEGEMVYVHFGHMGTACLRQKDGSIVWSTQELTYRPTHGNGGSPVIWGDHLIFSIDGSDMQAVIALDKTTGDVAWKTERNVPDIPKYFSFSTPLLIGVDGKTQLISAGSGVVMAVDPSNGKEIWRVGYGKGYSVVPRPIFANGLVYVCTGYDRATLMAMRPDGQGDVTDSHVAFVVDRNVPLNPSLVAVGTSVYIISDNGILSCLDGLTGDVVWKERVGGNFSSSLLYAGGLIYLLDEAGKSTVVRPGDEYVVVAENDLGERALASLGVDGNDILLRTEKALYRVSDGK; from the coding sequence ATGAAACCCTCCCGCTTGATCGGCTTCCCCTTGTCGCGATTTAGTCGTTCCCTTTTACTGCTGGCCTTTGTCCTGCTGAGTGGAACTTGTTTCGCCGGTAACGTCGCGGCCCAATCCAATTGGCATCAGTTCCGAGGTCCGACCGGGCAGGGGATTGCCGAAGGCGTGACCCTGCCCACAGAGTGGGGCCCCGACAAAAACATTGCCTGGAAGCAGGAAGTGCCGGGGCTAGGCTGGTCTTCGCCGGTGGTTGCCGGGGATCGCATCTTCCTGACGACCGCCGTTGCCCAGAGTGAAGACAAGAAGGCGGATCACTCGTTACGCACGTTATGCCTGGCCGCAGATACGGGAAAGATCGTTTGGGACGTCGAGGTCTTCCTGCAGGACGGCGAAACGGCTCCGCGGATCCATGGCAAGAACAGCCATGCCAGCCCCACCCCGTACCTCGAAGGAGAAATGGTTTACGTGCACTTCGGTCACATGGGAACGGCCTGTTTGCGGCAGAAGGATGGCTCGATCGTCTGGAGCACGCAAGAGCTGACCTATCGGCCGACGCATGGAAATGGGGGATCGCCGGTGATTTGGGGTGATCATCTCATCTTCAGCATCGACGGTTCCGACATGCAGGCGGTCATTGCCCTCGACAAAACGACCGGCGACGTGGCCTGGAAAACCGAACGCAATGTGCCTGACATCCCGAAGTACTTTTCCTTCAGCACGCCGCTGCTGATTGGTGTCGACGGCAAGACGCAGCTGATTTCAGCCGGTAGCGGCGTGGTGATGGCGGTCGATCCGAGCAATGGAAAAGAGATTTGGCGCGTCGGCTATGGCAAAGGGTACTCGGTCGTGCCGCGTCCGATTTTTGCGAACGGGCTGGTCTACGTTTGCACCGGCTACGACCGAGCAACGCTGATGGCCATGCGGCCGGACGGGCAAGGGGACGTGACCGATTCGCACGTGGCGTTCGTCGTCGATCGCAACGTGCCGCTGAACCCTTCGCTCGTGGCGGTTGGAACGTCGGTCTACATTATCTCGGACAACGGGATTCTATCGTGCTTGGATGGACTGACCGGCGATGTCGTGTGGAAAGAACGTGTCGGCGGGAACTTCTCGTCGTCGCTACTGTATGCCGGTGGCTTGATTTACCTGTTGGACGAAGCAGGCAAATCGACCGTGGTGCGGCCAGGAGATGAATATGTGGTTGTCGCCGAGAACGATCTCGGCGAGCGTGCTTTGGCCAGCTTAGGGGTCGATGGCAACGACATCCTGCTGCGGACGGAGAAAGCCCTGTACCGCGTGAGCGACGGCAAGTAA